A segment of the Chryseobacterium scophthalmum genome:
ACGGTATCTCACATCGCTTTTCAGCATTCTTTCATATGCTTCGTTGATGTCTTGCATTTTGATGATTTCTATTTCAGAAACAATATTATGTTCACCGCAGAAATCAAGCATTTCCTGAGTTTCGGCAATACCTCCGATCACAGAACCTGCAACCGATTTTCTTCCCATAATCATTGGTGGAGTAAATAAACTATCTTCCATCTTGCCGATAAAACCGACCAAAACATGAGTTCCGTTAATCGTTAATGTAGTAATATAAGGATTTACATCATGATCGTAAGGAACTGTGTCAATAATTAAATCAAATTTTCCTTTTACAGAATTCATTTGCTCTTCATCAGTCGAAATAATAACGTGATCTGCGCCTAGTTTTTTAGCATCTTCAGTTTTTCCCGGAGTTCTTGAGAATAAAGTTACTTCAGCTCCTAAACCTTTAGCTAGCTTAATTGCCATGTGTCCTAATCCGCCTAATCCGACAACCGCAACCTTAGAATCTGCTCCAACATTCCAGTGTTTTAATGGTGACCATGTTGTGATACCTGCACAAAGCAAAGGTGCAACTGCAGCCAGATCTAGATTTGCCGGGATTTTTAAAACGTGACCTGCATCTACAACTACTTTTTGAGAATATCCTCCAAAAGTATGACCTCCCAAATGCTTGTCATTTCCATTGTAAGTTCCTGTAAATCCGTTTTCGCAATATTGTTCCAAATCATGTTTACAGCTGTTACAATGTCCACAAGAATCTACGATACAGCCAACTCCTGCAAGATCGCCAACTTTGAATTTAGAAACTTCACTTCCTACTTTTGTAATTTTCCCGATAATTTCATGTCCGGGAACAGAAGGATATTTCGATCCACCCCAATCGTTTCTTGCGGTATGAAGATCAGAGTGGCAAACTCCACAATATAGAATTTCAATTTCTATATCATTCGCTGTTACTTCTCTTCTCTCAATATTCATTTCTGCTAAATCGGCAGTTTTAGATTCTGCTCCAAAAGCTTTTACGGTAAATGTGTCCATATTTTTTAATTTAGTTTGATTATACTATTTCTTCTAAACTGATTACCTTCAATCAGTCATAATTTGAAATGTTCGTGTTCTTTGCTGAGTCAAACGCTTTTGCGAACGAAAAATATTTTCAAACATTTAAAAAAACTTTGCGCTCCTTGCGTTAAAATCAACTATTATAATTTAAAGAACAGATCATCAATTTTTTGATACAAAAGTCGATACTTTAAATGTAAAAATACTTATATAAATTACAGAATCATTTACCAATTTTACTTACACCCAAAATTGTAGGTCGGAAATTGGTAATTTTGAATTAAAATTAAAAATTTACTTCATGGAAAATCAGGAAGTTGAAATATACAACAGTGTTTCAGAATACAATAAAATGCTGAAGCACGAAACATTGCACCCGATGGTAAGTGTGGTAGATTTTTCTAAATCTGATCCTATTTGTCAGCATACAAGACAGTTTGGTTTTTATACCGTTTTTCTGAAAGATGTAATGTGTGGTGATATGCAATACGGAAAACACAGCTACGATTATCAAGAAGGAACTTTGGTTTTCATCGCTCCGGGACAGACTTATGGGATTTATAATGCAGGAACTTATATTCAGCCTGCAGGTTTTGCCTTAATTTTTCATCCTGATTTATTGAAAGGAACCAATTTGGGAAGAAATATCCGAGACTACAATTTCTTTTCTTATGATGTTCATGAAGCGTTGCATCTTTCAGAAAAAGAAAGGGAAATTATTTTGGAATGTTTTAAAAATATAAAATTAGAACTCGAACAGGCGATTGATAAACATAGTAAATCACTAATTGTTAATAATATTGAACTGTTTTTGAATTACTGCATGCGTTTTTACGACCGTCAGTTTATTACACGAGACCACATTAATCAGAATTTTATAGGAAAGTTTGAGAAATCTTTAGATGATTATTTGAAATCTGATAAACCTAAAAATCTGGGCTTTCCGATGGTTAATTATTTTGCTGAACAGCTTAATCTTTCAGCGAATTATTTTGGTGATCTGATTAAAAAAGAGCTCGGAATTTCTGCTCAGGAGTTTATTCATAATAAATTGATCGATGTGGCAAAAGATCAGATTTTTGATGCATCAAAATCCATCAGTCAAATTTCTTACGATTTGGGATTTAAATATCCACAGCATTTTACAAGATTATTCAAAAGTAAAGTAGGGGTTTCTCCAAGCGAGTTTAAATCTCTGAACTAAATTTGTGATTAGTTTTTTAATCCAGTATCCGTACTGTGTAAATGATTGAAAATTATGACAAACCTTTGCTGGGTGAAATCGAAGATTCAACGAAGTGAAACGCCTTTGCGAGCTTAAAAACAGCGAATTGTTTAAAGAAATCTTTGCGCTCTTTGCGTTAAAATTTTTACTATGATGGAAAACGGATATGCATATTTTTTTAAAACAAAATTTGTAAATTGTAGTTATAAATAAGTTTAAATTCTATTGCGAAACCATGACCGCAAATCAAAATAATTCTAATACTTATACTTTTCAGACGCCTTTCGGAAGAATTTTAGCTTTCAGAGAAAACGGAATTTTAAAAGCTAAAAACATTCGGTATGCTTATTCTGAAAGGTTCAAAAAACCGATTGCTGTTGAGCCTTCCGCTTCAGAAATTATTTTTCCTGAAAAAACTCCGGTTTGTCCGCAAAATATCAGTCCGCTTCTTGAAAAAATGATTGGTAAAACCAATTTAGATGATTTTGAAGTGGATGAATCTCCACAATATATTTCAGTTTTCAGACCTGAAAATTTTAAGGAAAACGAAAAACTTTCTGTTATTGTTTGGATTCATGGTGGTTCGTATGAGATTGGTTGCGGTGATATTCTTACGGCAGATCCCAGAGATTGGGTAAAAGAGCAAAACATTATTATTGTTACAGTCTCTTACCGTTTAGGAATTTTTGGTTTTTTAGGCGGAAACGAGGAAAAACCCGCCAATTTAGGTCTGTTTGATTTGATTGAAGCTTTAAAATGGATTAAAAATAATATTGCTTCTTTCGGTGGAGATTCAGAAAACATTACCCTTTTTGGGCAGTCTTCAGGCGGAGATGCAATTGCTCATTTAATAATTTCAGAAGGAACTGAAAATTTGTTTAAAAGAGTAATTATTCACAGCGCTCCTTTAGGTTTAAGGAAAAACCGACAAAAAATGTCAGCAAAGTTTCTGGAAAATACCCGAATGTTTAACAATAAATCGGATGTTTTAGAAATTATTGAAAACTATAAAAACAATGCTCCCTCTTTTTTTAAATATGGCTTAAAAGCTGCAATGCCTTTCGGAACTCAATATGGTTTTCCGCCATTGTGCAATGAATGGGAAGCCGAAGAAAAATGGAAACAGAAGGCAAAAGAAATCGATGTTTTAATTGGTTTGAATGATGAAGAAACCGCTTTCTACCTGAAAGCTTCAGATACGATCAATAAATATTTTCCCGCAAAAATTATAAACAAAGCAATCCGCACAACAACAGAAATCATTTATGGAAAACCTGCAGCAGATTTTGCAGAAAACCTTTCCAAAGCAGGCGGAAATGTGTATTTGTTTAGAATTTATCCACGTTTTAAGGTTTCTAATTACTTTTTGGGAGCTCATGCTATTGATCTTCCTTTTATTTTTGGTAACGAATCTGCCTGGAAAAATGCAGAAATTCTAAAAAATATTCCTTGGAAATATATTGACGAGAACGGAAAAGAATTAAGAAAACTCTGGACTGAATTTGCAAAAAACGGAAAAATTTCAGATGATTCAGAAAGACCGGAAATTCTTGAAATTTCCAAAGTCTAATTTTCAATGAAATAAATAAAGAAATCTGCTCAATCTCCTAAATCAGCGAGAGAATGATTATTCAATTTTTTTTGGGAAGTTTTTCTAAATATTGTCATTCCACAGGAATCTCTACACTAATTTACAAATGTGCTTAGATTCCACGCTCCACTTCGTTACGCTCTGAATGAAAAACTTTGTGATATTTTTTATACAATATTTTGTCATTCTGACGAAGGAAGAATCTCAACTTTATCATTAGAGATTCTTCAATCCGCTATGCTCCTTTCAGAACGACAAACTTGACGCAAATTCATCTTAAACTTAACCTCAACCTTAGCCTCAACTATTTAGAATCATTCAAAATATGACGAAAGTCATAAAAATTTTGCCACGTTCCAAATTCTTTTTAAATTTACACCTAACAAATGTTAGTTAGTTATGGGTGTGGATTTTTCAGTTGAGTACTTAAAACTCGACCAATTAAGACAGCTCCAATCGGAAAGGTTGGCGAGTTTGGTGGGTTATCTTGAAGAGAAGTCAGATTTTTATAAAGGAAAATTTGATGAATTAGGAATATCACCGCAAGAAATAAGGACAATTGAAGATATTTCAAAACTACCGATTACTTACAAACAAGATTTAAGAGACAATTATCCGTTCGGATTATTTACGGTTCCAAAGGATGAATTACAAAGAATTCATTGTTCAAGCGGAACAACAGGAAAACCAACAGTTGTAGGATATACAAAAGAAGATGTTGATTTATTCAGCGAAGTTGTGGCAAGATCTTTAAATGCAGCGGGAGCAAAACCGGGAATGCAGTTGCATAATGCTTATGGATACGGAATTTTCACTGGCGGACTTGGACTTCATTATGGAGCTGAAAAATTAGGAATGAGTGTTCTTCCAATTTCTGGAGGAATGACAGCAAGACAGGTAGATTTAATCATGGATTTTAAGCCTGAAGTGATCTGTTGCTCACCTTCTTATGCTTTAACAATCGCTGATGAATTTGCTAAAAGAGGAATCTCGGCAAATGAAATCAGTTTAAAATATGCCGTTTTAGGTTCAGAGCCTTGGACGGAATTGATAAGACATCACATCGAAGAAAGATTGGGCGTTCACGCAACCAATATTTATGGGTTAAGTGAAATTATCGGGCCGGGAGTTTCGATGGAAGACTTTGAGGAAAAAGGAGGTTCTTATATTTGGGAAGATCATTTTTATCCTGAAATTTTAGATCCGATTACAAAAGAACCTGTTCCGTTTGGTGAAGAAGGAGTTTTGGTAATCACAACTTTAACTAAAAAAGCAATGCCGCTTTTACGTTACTGGACGAATGACATTACAAGTCTTTATTACGAAGAAAACTCAAAAAGAACAATGGTGAAAATGAGACCAATTCTTGGAAGAGCCGATGATATGCTGATTGTAAGAGGTGTAAATGTATATCCAAGTCAGATCGAGGAAGCGTTTTCTCATGTGGAAGGAGTGGTTCCGAATTATTATTTAACACCAATTGAGAAAGAACAAATGTGTGTGGCATTGGATATTGATGTTGAAATTGATGATGAATTAATAGCTTCGAAAAATTTAAATCAAAATACCGATGATTATGCTATTTTTGTCGGAAACTTTGGAAAAAGTATAGAAAACGAAATAAAAAAACGAGTAGGAATAACCACGAAAGTGAAAATTCATGCTCAGGACAGCTTACCTAAATGCGAAGGTGGAAAAATTAATAGAATACTAAAAACAAAATGAATTCATTTTATAAATTAAAAACTGTAAGGGTTCAGAAAGATACCAACGATGCAGTAAATGTAGCCGTTGAAATTCCTGAGGAACTGAAAGATAAATTCAGATTCAAACAGGGACAGTATCTTAATTTCCGAATGATGATTAACGGGAACGAAGAGAGACGTTCTTATTCTATCTGCAATGCGCCGAGTGAAAAAAGCAACACACTGGAAGTATTGGTGAAATTATTGGAAAACGGAAAAGTTTCCGGTTATTTCAATGAGCATCTTCACATGGATGAAATCCTTGAAGTGATGCCTCCAATGGGTGGTTTCAATACATCTTATCATCCGACAAACGTAAAAACTTATGTTGGTTTGGCAGCAGGAAGCGGAATTTCTCCGGTCTTATCAAATATTAAAGAAAGTCTTTACCAGGAACCGAATTCAAATGCTTATCTGTTCTACAGCAACAGAAGCATGAATCATGTGATGAAAAAGGCTGAGATCGATAAATTGGTGGAAACTTTTAATGGAAGACTGAAAGTTGTTTATTTGGTAAGTCGTGAAAAACATGAAGATCCTATTTTTGAAGGAAGAATTTCTCCTGAAAAATTAGATCATTTGTTTGAAAGATATACAGATATTGATGTAAAAGAATCTACATTTTTCATTTGCGGACCTTCGGAAATGATCAAAGGGATCGCAGATTATTTAAAGAAAGATAAAAAAGTACCTGCTATTCAGGTTTTATTTGAGTATTTCACCGCTCCTGACGAAGAAAATACGGAGGAAATGAGCGATGAATTCAAAGCAATTGCCAACATCGAAAGTATGGTAACGGTCATTATCGATGATGATGAATATTCGTTCCATTTGAATTCTAAAAAAGAGAGTATCTTAGATAAAGCATTGAAAGACAATCTTCCTGTACCTTTTGCTTGTAAAGGAGGAGTTTGTTGTACGTGTAAAGCCGAAGTTTTGGAAGGAGAAGTTTTCATGGAAAAAAACTACGCGCTTACCGAAGAAGAAGTAGCCAGAGGCTTCGTTCTTACCTGTCAATGTCACCCGACAACGAATGTGGTGATGCTTAATTATGACGTATAATTAAATTAATGTAACAATATATCAATTTACCAGTGTAACAATCATTGGTACATTGTTAGACTGATACATTGTTAAATTGGAAAAATTATGGATTTAGAAAAATTTGTACAATACGTACACGACGAAAATAAAGTAGAGCCAAAAGATGTAATGCCCGATGATTACAGAAAATTATTGGTTCGTCAGATTTCACAGCACGCGCATTCTGAGATTGTTGGAATGTTGCCGGAAGCCAACTGGATCTCCAG
Coding sequences within it:
- a CDS encoding NAD(P)-dependent alcohol dehydrogenase — translated: MDTFTVKAFGAESKTADLAEMNIERREVTANDIEIEILYCGVCHSDLHTARNDWGGSKYPSVPGHEIIGKITKVGSEVSKFKVGDLAGVGCIVDSCGHCNSCKHDLEQYCENGFTGTYNGNDKHLGGHTFGGYSQKVVVDAGHVLKIPANLDLAAVAPLLCAGITTWSPLKHWNVGADSKVAVVGLGGLGHMAIKLAKGLGAEVTLFSRTPGKTEDAKKLGADHVIISTDEEQMNSVKGKFDLIIDTVPYDHDVNPYITTLTINGTHVLVGFIGKMEDSLFTPPMIMGRKSVAGSVIGGIAETQEMLDFCGEHNIVSEIEIIKMQDINEAYERMLKSDVRYRFVIDMKSL
- a CDS encoding helix-turn-helix domain-containing protein, which codes for MENQEVEIYNSVSEYNKMLKHETLHPMVSVVDFSKSDPICQHTRQFGFYTVFLKDVMCGDMQYGKHSYDYQEGTLVFIAPGQTYGIYNAGTYIQPAGFALIFHPDLLKGTNLGRNIRDYNFFSYDVHEALHLSEKEREIILECFKNIKLELEQAIDKHSKSLIVNNIELFLNYCMRFYDRQFITRDHINQNFIGKFEKSLDDYLKSDKPKNLGFPMVNYFAEQLNLSANYFGDLIKKELGISAQEFIHNKLIDVAKDQIFDASKSISQISYDLGFKYPQHFTRLFKSKVGVSPSEFKSLN
- a CDS encoding carboxylesterase family protein; amino-acid sequence: MTANQNNSNTYTFQTPFGRILAFRENGILKAKNIRYAYSERFKKPIAVEPSASEIIFPEKTPVCPQNISPLLEKMIGKTNLDDFEVDESPQYISVFRPENFKENEKLSVIVWIHGGSYEIGCGDILTADPRDWVKEQNIIIVTVSYRLGIFGFLGGNEEKPANLGLFDLIEALKWIKNNIASFGGDSENITLFGQSSGGDAIAHLIISEGTENLFKRVIIHSAPLGLRKNRQKMSAKFLENTRMFNNKSDVLEIIENYKNNAPSFFKYGLKAAMPFGTQYGFPPLCNEWEAEEKWKQKAKEIDVLIGLNDEETAFYLKASDTINKYFPAKIINKAIRTTTEIIYGKPAADFAENLSKAGGNVYLFRIYPRFKVSNYFLGAHAIDLPFIFGNESAWKNAEILKNIPWKYIDENGKELRKLWTEFAKNGKISDDSERPEILEISKV
- a CDS encoding phenylacetate--CoA ligase family protein → MDFSVEYLKLDQLRQLQSERLASLVGYLEEKSDFYKGKFDELGISPQEIRTIEDISKLPITYKQDLRDNYPFGLFTVPKDELQRIHCSSGTTGKPTVVGYTKEDVDLFSEVVARSLNAAGAKPGMQLHNAYGYGIFTGGLGLHYGAEKLGMSVLPISGGMTARQVDLIMDFKPEVICCSPSYALTIADEFAKRGISANEISLKYAVLGSEPWTELIRHHIEERLGVHATNIYGLSEIIGPGVSMEDFEEKGGSYIWEDHFYPEILDPITKEPVPFGEEGVLVITTLTKKAMPLLRYWTNDITSLYYEENSKRTMVKMRPILGRADDMLIVRGVNVYPSQIEEAFSHVEGVVPNYYLTPIEKEQMCVALDIDVEIDDELIASKNLNQNTDDYAIFVGNFGKSIENEIKKRVGITTKVKIHAQDSLPKCEGGKINRILKTK
- a CDS encoding 2Fe-2S iron-sulfur cluster-binding protein — encoded protein: MNSFYKLKTVRVQKDTNDAVNVAVEIPEELKDKFRFKQGQYLNFRMMINGNEERRSYSICNAPSEKSNTLEVLVKLLENGKVSGYFNEHLHMDEILEVMPPMGGFNTSYHPTNVKTYVGLAAGSGISPVLSNIKESLYQEPNSNAYLFYSNRSMNHVMKKAEIDKLVETFNGRLKVVYLVSREKHEDPIFEGRISPEKLDHLFERYTDIDVKESTFFICGPSEMIKGIADYLKKDKKVPAIQVLFEYFTAPDEENTEEMSDEFKAIANIESMVTVIIDDDEYSFHLNSKKESILDKALKDNLPVPFACKGGVCCTCKAEVLEGEVFMEKNYALTEEEVARGFVLTCQCHPTTNVVMLNYDV